The Bacteroidales bacterium sequence CTTTTAGCTTTACTTTCTCTCGGAGTTAAAAATATACATTTAGGTCCGACATTACCAGGATTTTTATCTCCAAACGTTGCCGATGTTCTCGTCAAAACTTTTGGTATAGCTGGAATAACTAATGTTGATAATGATATGAAGATATTTCTAAATTAGAAATTAATAAATTTGACAATGTAGGAGACTTTATGATAAATTCGATAAAGTTTATAAAAACAGATAGAAAACAATCTCGAAACCCAGTATCTCCTACATTGTCATTTCTCAACTTAAATAACTATTTCGAGAATCGAAAGCAAATACTTTCTATGTCGAAATTTATACTTTTAAAGTCTGATTTATTTCAATTCATAAGTTTACTGAAGGTCAAACACTTAAATCTATTATCCGATTTATTTTCATATAATTTATTATAACATTATTTCACTGGTAAATTATCATATACGGACATCATACTTTTTCTTATCTTTGCAAATTCTTTTTTTAAGATAGAAAATGACTGTGACCGGTATCAATAAGAGAATATTTGTTATATTATTATCAGTATTATTTCTGAGCTATTTTGCGGCAAGTAATATGTGTTATCATACACATATTGTCAGAAGTACAATCTACACCCACTCACACCCATTTAATAAAGCAGAACACGATCATACCAAGCACGAGTTTGAAAACATCACCATACTTTCACATTATTATGTTGAGAATATAAATTTGTTTTCCTTTATAGATGATATTCCCTTTTTATTTTCGGAAAGATTCTTCAGCTCGTTAATTAACAAGCCTGTTATTGAAAGTTATTCGTTAAGTTTTACAATTCGTCCACCGCCAGAATATTTTACTTTATAAAATTTCCACATCACACTTTCAATTTATTCTTGATTAGGTATTTATTGTGATTATTAGAGAATCCAAATTCTTAACCAATTCTAATCAGCAACAATAATCTCCTGTTTATTTGCAAGATACAATATCTAATTATGAATAATTTAATTTATCTCTTATATAGATTAAGAAGTTAAGATAATTTTTAATATTAATAAAACTAAAAATGAAATATAATGGTAAAATGTTACCTAAACTAATAAACCGATTGATGCGAACAACATCTAAAATTAAAATAATACCGGCAACGGGAATATCATTTATCGGTTTCATTACACCCTGTTCATTTTTTATTAGAGTCATGTGTTAGCTATGCTTGACTCACGCAACAAACTAATAAACGATAAAAAATTCAAATTATATTCGTATGAAAAAAATATATATAGTTATATCTTTAGTAATTAATTCATTATTACTATTTTCACAAAAAACAGATTCAAATATCATCGGGCATGTGCTTGATAAAGAAACAAAAGAACACTTATTATATGTATCAATTGGCATAAAAGGTAGTACTATCGGAACAACAACAGACGGGTCCGGACATTATCTTCTAAACAATGTTCCGGAAGGAAGGCAAATTGTTTTTACATCTTACATGGGATATAAAACGGAAGAGGTTGAAATTGAAATTAAAAAGGGTAGAACTATTGAAATAAATTTCGAAATAGAGAAATCAGCTATTGCTCTTGACGAAATTGTGGTTTCGGCAAACAGGATTGAAACGTCCAGACGTGAAGCTCCTACTCTCGTAAATGTTATGACTCCCAAAGTTTTTGAAAATACGAATTCGTGTAATATCGGACAAGCACTTAATTATCAGCCTGGACTGCGGGTTGAAACTAATTGTCAAAATTGCGGGTTTCAACAAGTACGCATTAACGGGCTCGAAGGTCATTACTCGCAAGTACTAATAGATAGTCGCCCTGTTATCGGCTCTTTAGCAGGTGTTTACGGCTTAGAACAAATCCCTACTAATATGATTGAACGCATTGAGGTTATTCGTGGCGGCGGTTCCGCAATCTTCGGCGCCAGTGCAATAGGTGGTATCGTAAATATAATAACAAAAGAACCGACAAGAAATACATTTACTGTTTCAAATAATACAAGCCTAATCGGCGGCAAATCTATTGATAATAATACTACTTTAAACGCATCAATGATATCACAAAATCGCCGTGCCGGCGGTTATATTTTCGGTACTGTGCGAAACAGACAAGAATATGATGCAAATAACGACGGGTATTCGGAGATTGGTAGGCTTAAAGGTACAAATATTGGAATGAATTCGTATTATCTTATTAATAATAAATCTAAAATTACTTTGGAGTATCATTTTACTAATGAGTACAGACGCGGTGGCGATAGTATTGATTTACAACCTCATGAGGTTAATGTTGCCGAAATGACCGAATATAATATTCATAGCGGAAATATAAAGTATGATTTTATTTCGAGAAATGAAAAACAGAGATTCAGCTTGTATTCTTCCATACAAAATGTTGATAGAGACAGTTATTATGGAGCAGGTAAAGATTTGAATGCCTATGGAAAGACTTCGGAACTTATTTGGGTAAGCGGCGGACAATATAGTATTTCTTTCAATAAATTTCTATTTATGCCGGCGCAACTAATGGCTGGTGCCGAATATACGT is a genomic window containing:
- a CDS encoding TonB-dependent receptor; its protein translation is MKKIYIVISLVINSLLLFSQKTDSNIIGHVLDKETKEHLLYVSIGIKGSTIGTTTDGSGHYLLNNVPEGRQIVFTSYMGYKTEEVEIEIKKGRTIEINFEIEKSAIALDEIVVSANRIETSRREAPTLVNVMTPKVFENTNSCNIGQALNYQPGLRVETNCQNCGFQQVRINGLEGHYSQVLIDSRPVIGSLAGVYGLEQIPTNMIERIEVIRGGGSAIFGASAIGGIVNIITKEPTRNTFTVSNNTSLIGGKSIDNNTTLNASMISQNRRAGGYIFGTVRNRQEYDANNDGYSEIGRLKGTNIGMNSYYLINNKSKITLEYHFTNEYRRGGDSIDLQPHEVNVAEMTEYNIHSGNIKYDFISRNEKQRFSLYSSIQNVDRDSYYGAGKDLNAYGKTSELIWVSGGQYSISFNKFLFMPAQLMAGAEYTYNTLNDEMLGYNRIINQKVQIVSAFLQNEWKNKQISILIGTRIDKHNLINNVIFSPRANVRYSPLESMSLRVSYASGFRAPQAFDEDLHITAVGGGVTLIQLAPDLRPEYSHSISGSADFSKTFNKTKIELLLEGFYTTINDVFILQESGTDEHGNIILERINGSGAYVGGLNAEFKATFPYNIGMQLGYTYQQSRYKNPETWSENPELQPQKRMFRTPDHYGFITLDYALKNRFVVAVSGIYTGNMLVQHFAGYVEKDTEVITPHFFDMNVKLSYDFTLSGNIILQLNAGVQNVFNSYQSDFDYGMDRDAGYVYGPSLPRTYFVGVKFMM